GGGAAGGGGGCATCGCCGCGGCGCTCGCGACCGGCGATCAGGCCGGCATTCCGGAGGAGGACGCGGAGGCGATGCGGCGATCCGGGCTCGCCCACCTGCTGTCGGTGAGCGGGCTCCATCTCACCGCCGTGGTCGGCGCGGTGATGCTGCTCACCCTCAAGCTGCTCGCGCTCAGCCCGACGCTTGCGCTCCGCTTCCGCCTCGTCGTGATCGCCGCCGGCGTCGGGGCGCTCGCCGGGATCGCCTACACCTTGTTCACCGGTGCCGAGGTGCCGACGATCCGATCCTGTGTCGCGGCGGTGCTGATCCTGCTCGGCATCGCGCTCGGCCGAGAGGCGCTGACCCTGCGGCTCGTCGCCGTCGGCGCGCTGATCGTGCTGCTGTTGTGGCCGGAGAGCGTCGTCGGCGCCTCCTTCCAGTTGAGCTTCGCGGCGATCGCGGCGATCGTCGTGATTCTCGATCACCCGAGGATCCGCGCGCTGCTGGAGCGTCGGGACGAGGCGCTGCCGGTGAAAGCCGGCCGCTTTCTTCTGGGACTGATCCTCACCGGCCTGGCGGTGGAACTCGCTCTCACGCCGATCGCCTTGTTCCATTTCCACCAGGCCGGGATCTACGGCGCGTTCGCCAACATCGTCGCGATCCCGCTCACCACCTTCGTGGTGATGCCGATCGAGGGTCTCGCTCTGCTCCTCGATCTCGCCGGCCTCGGCGCGCCCTGCTGGTGGCTCGCCGGCAAGGCGCTCGGCTTCCTGCTCTGGCTCGCCCATGCCACCGCCGGTGCACCAGGCGCCGTCGCCATGCTGCCCGGCATGCCGCGGGGTGCGTTCGGCCTGATCACGGCGGGCGGGCTGTGGCTGTTGCTGTGGCGGACCCGGTGGCGGCTGTTCGGCATCCCGCCGCTCGTGGCAGGCCTGGTCTGGACGGTGGCGACGCCGCCGCCCGATCTCCTCGTCACCGGCGACGGCACCCATCTCGCGATCCGAACCGCACGCGGCGACCTGGCCATTCTTCGGCCGAAAGCGGGCGATTACGTGCGCGATACCTTATCGGAAAATGCGGGGATAAAGTCGGAGCCGATCGAACTCGACATGTTGCCGGCGGCGCAATGCAGCGCCGATCTGTGCGCGGCCGAGGTCGAGGCGGACGGCACGCGATGGCGGATTCTCGCCACCCGCTCACCCAATATGGTCGACTTCGAGCCGCTGCAGCGCGCCTGCGCCGCAGCCGATATCGTCGTCTCCGATCGCCGGCTACCGGTCACGTGCGTGCCGCGCTGGCTGAAGGCCGATGCCGTCTTCCTCCGCCGCACGGGCGGACTCGCGATCAAGCTGGGCGCGGCGCCGAAGGTGCTGACGGTGGCGGAACTGCAGGGAGAGCATCCGTGGGCGACCGCTGCGGTGCCCGACCCAAAAACTATTTCGCGGCGGCGGTCCGCCGGCGCAGCTCCAGGAGCGCCTTGGCGCGGCGAGCCTCGTCCTGCTGCTCGCGAGCCCAGGGCGGCGACACGGTGAAGCGCTCCAACTCTGCAGGGATCAAGGCTGGTACCGACACGCTCACAACATCCTGGGAAGATTGGTGATACCGGTATCATAGGCCGGTAAACGGAAGCTTTCTACCGTAATGGACCGCAACTCGAGGGCGCGGACCGCGTGCTCCGGCCCGCGTCCCGGCTGGCGTCTCGACGCCCGCCGGATTATGCGGGCGCGGAAAAGGAAGGTCCGTGCCGATCACTCTCATCTGTCTCGATGCCGACGACACTCTCTGGCACAATGAAACCTATTTTCGCCGCACCTTCGGCGATTTCTCCGGCCTGCTTGCGCCGTTCGCGTCGCCTGAGAAGGTGCAGGCGCATCTCGACAGGGTCGAGCATCGCAACCTGTCGGTCTACGGCTATGGAGTCAAAGGCTTCATTCTGTCGATGATGGAGGTCGCGGCCGAGATTGCAGGCGATGATCTGCCCGCGGCGACGATGCGAGACATCCTGGCGCTCGGCCGCGACCAGCTGGTTCATCCGATCGAGATGCTGCCGGGCGTCGAGGATGCGCTGCCGCAGCTTGCGGAGCGTGGCCGACTGATCCTGGTGACCAAGGGTGACCTGCACCATCAGGAGGCGAAATTGGCCGCCTCCGGTATCGGCGACCTGTTCGAAGGGGTCGAGATCGTCAGCGAGAAGGAAACGGAAACCTACCGGCGGATCTTCA
The nucleotide sequence above comes from Sphingosinicella sp. BN140058. Encoded proteins:
- a CDS encoding ComEC/Rec2 family competence protein; translation: MGERLAGLLHRRGTPREAGGWRVRLEALADRERDQLPLWVPVGLGFGSAAWFVLPDASGWTAFLAMALAGILAPPALAPGSRWARAVAIFFLAALIGCANIWWKAERVAGPVFHREKVMTFEAVIDTAQSMPAEEMVRFVVRPADPSLPRRIRINLDDKKASKALEPGARVSVRAWLMPPPPPAVPGAYDFSRAAWFQGVGATARGLDVTLIAAPTERSWRARLANARQGMADHIRSRLGGGEGGIAAALATGDQAGIPEEDAEAMRRSGLAHLLSVSGLHLTAVVGAVMLLTLKLLALSPTLALRFRLVVIAAGVGALAGIAYTLFTGAEVPTIRSCVAAVLILLGIALGREALTLRLVAVGALIVLLLWPESVVGASFQLSFAAIAAIVVILDHPRIRALLERRDEALPVKAGRFLLGLILTGLAVELALTPIALFHFHQAGIYGAFANIVAIPLTTFVVMPIEGLALLLDLAGLGAPCWWLAGKALGFLLWLAHATAGAPGAVAMLPGMPRGAFGLITAGGLWLLLWRTRWRLFGIPPLVAGLVWTVATPPPDLLVTGDGTHLAIRTARGDLAILRPKAGDYVRDTLSENAGIKSEPIELDMLPAAQCSADLCAAEVEADGTRWRILATRSPNMVDFEPLQRACAAADIVVSDRRLPVTCVPRWLKADAVFLRRTGGLAIKLGAAPKVLTVAELQGEHPWATAAVPDPKTISRRRSAGAAPGAPWRGEPRPAAREPRAATR
- a CDS encoding HAD family hydrolase; this encodes MPITLICLDADDTLWHNETYFRRTFGDFSGLLAPFASPEKVQAHLDRVEHRNLSVYGYGVKGFILSMMEVAAEIAGDDLPAATMRDILALGRDQLVHPIEMLPGVEDALPQLAERGRLILVTKGDLHHQEAKLAASGIGDLFEGVEIVSEKETETYRRIFRRYRAFPEQAVMAGNSMRSDILPALDAGAYAAFVPFELVWAHEAAEAPVDHPRYRALASLAELPDWLDRLA